In the genome of Passer domesticus isolate bPasDom1 chromosome 2, bPasDom1.hap1, whole genome shotgun sequence, the window AATGGTTTAAAACCAGTAGTGAAGATGAAGTAAAGTAAATACATTTTAGATTAAAACTGCTTCCCTTACTTGCATTGCCTGGGTATTCAGCTGACAGCAATGGCAATGCCAGAAATAAACACAGATTTGAAATAAATTACcattatattttaataatttgcaTTCTTGGAGATTAGGAAAAGTCCCACAAATACATATTCAAGCACTGCCTCACTGCATATTCTGCACACTATTATACAGTCCACAGATCACAGTTTTACTGTTGAAATAATTCTGCATCTGTGGACCTCAAATCCACTGGTGTATATTTCCTCTGATTAGAAGCCTAATTGCTCTCTGTTCCATATCAACCTTTCTCATGCTGGAGGTGGGCACTTCTGAGCATACCCTGTGCCATTAGCCATGCTGTTCTTCAGATCTTTACATTCCAGGCCTGTCTGCTTCCTTTGGCATCACTTCCTTGTTGTGAGGCCTAAGGAGCCAGGACTGAATGTGTGAAATTTGCCTTTACATGTCTCAGCTCTAGTCACACACACTGCATATGCATATGCACACAGAGTTTCTTACTTGTACAGACATGTATTTGAATACCTACATGGTTTACTTGTTCAAATGCATGCTTATACAGTCATTTCCATAATAGAATTTGCTAAAAAATCAATAATTTGCCTCCAAAGGAAGGCTCTTGCTCTACCAATGAAATATAACCTAATCTGAGTGATAATAAGACACATTTAGCaattgaaggtttttttttcagtttggggCTTAATACAGAAGGCTGTGGGTTTCAGCCTGGGAGATATGAATGtctgtgttttcctttccaCTCTTACGTAATTTTTCCAAAGCTTTGTCAAACAAAGAAGTAGAGCTAGATGGGTTGTCTGGTATCTCATCTGCACTGCCTGCATGGATACTTTCTCTTCTCAGGCAGCTGTGAGTTCATGTTGAAATGAGCAGCCTCAAGAAGAGGGAAATCCAACAGGTTGCTTGCTCACATTTCCAGCGTAAATCTGCATGTTTTACTTTCCAGGCAGAAGAAGGAGGTCTTTGTGATAGATCCTTCAAGCAATCTGTACTACAACTGGCTGACTGTAATTGCAGCACCCGTGTTCTATAACTGGTGTATGCTAGTGTGCAGGTATGGATTTAAGTTAAAAACAATTCTGCATTTCAGTCATTATGTTTCCTGTGTAAATCACCCTCTTATCTCCCTGCAGTATCTTTTGAGTGACTTACCTAGAAGGTTTACAGTTCATAAGCCCTTAGGGATGTGTGATGTGTGTACACTGGGAATAGATTGccagtgtttctttttttttccctttttttgtaaGAGCAGGTGGATGTAACTTGCAGTGAGTGTCCTCATGAGCGCTGGTGTGGCCTTTGTGTGCCACCTGCCGGCTGGCAgctgagctgtgtcctggcCCCTGCATCCCAGGGTTGAAGGCTTCCCACCACCtaggagaggagaaaggaggGATGTGGGCAGTGGTGGGGCCTCTTAAATTCATATAATGCATCTTTTGGATGCTCGAAGGGCAGAAGCTATAACTCAAGTATTTATTTTCCATGGTAGAATGTAGAAATCAGTTTCAGTGAAAGTGATGGTGAGGTGTAGAAATGGTTTCCTTACACTGTGTAAGGTGGTAGGGAAATATGAGAATGGCTTGCCATTGAGAAACAAATCTTTTATTTGGGAATTATCTTCATGGAGATACGTATCCCGTGAAATCTGATGCACTTTTGATTGTAGGGATATGTGTAATCCTCCATAAGTGCACTTGTGTGGCATTTATGTGTTTGAGTTTTATTCCTGTCCAGAACACTTTGAATTCTGAAAGATCCTGGTGTCTGTTTGGACATCGCTCTGGTGTGCAGATGTCTGCACATGGAGATATGCTGCAATATTTCTGGAACAGAAATGTGCACTAATGTGCTGCTAGGGCATGTAATGCAAGTACTCTGCTTATGCAGTTGgcctaatttattttttaaaaatctttgtttCTTTAGAGCCTGCTTTGATGAGCTACAGATGGACCATGTTAAAATGTGGCTGTTCTTGGATTATCTCTCTGATATTATCTATGTTATTGACATGTTTGTCAGGTTCAGAACAGGTGAGTCCTTCTGGGATTTGTTTTCTAATACTGCATGTATTTAAAGGCTGGAAACAAAAATTCCCCTGTGAGGTATGACCACTGTAATATCGTGTCAGAGTGCAACAGTGGTGGCTTTTGGAAGATGAAGTGTCTGATCAGCTTGGATTTTTTAAGACCATACGTTCCAACACTTGCTCTTCACTTGTCTCTAAATTCAGTTCTGTCAGTAACAGGAGTGCCAGATGCTGAGTGCATAGCCACTGTAACAGGCTGTGTGGGGAAGGGACAATAGGGCACTTGGGGCAGGAAACCAACTGCACCACACAAGTGCTGTTCTCTTAACCAAGCTGTGCAGCATCCTGGACAGAAGTGGTTATTGAGTTGGTCAAGTGCAAGACCTAGCACCTGTCTCAGCCTTCAGTCTGTGGTCCTACACCTGGAACAGGCAGTGTGGCCCCTCTGCCACCAtctgtgcttcctgcagcctctgcGAGGTCCTGGCAGGGTTTCCCACTGCCTGGTGATGGGATAGAGTTAACCCAGGAACCTCTGTTTAGGTCCTGCCTTCCTGGAGGAAGTGTGAGCCCAGAGGATCTGTGAGGGCTGTGCCATGCTGTGTGTGAAGTGTTCTCATCAGCCTCTTGTCCCTGTTTCTGCAATCCAGGCAGGCTGAGAGTCCAATCTTAAAGTGGTGTCTGTTTTAAACTGAGCAAGGTGATAGTGTAGGCCTAAGCAATGATGTGCAGTGATCCATGTCACCAAGTTGCTGAATAGTCCTTGATGTACTTTGGTGCTTACATTTTGGTCCATGCCAGTGAGCACCCAGTGTCTGGGGACAGCTAGGACAGCAGAGGTTGGGTTCTGTTCATGGTGGTGGTTTTGGAGGGGCCTGGAAGAACTTACATGTGAATAAAAGCTGTCATGGTAGCTGGTCTTGGGTCAGAAAACATCTCCTGTCTCATTCTCTTCACTGGTACAGACACAGCTTAAAAATACCCCTTGAAAGGGTCCAAAACAACACTGATCATTTAAAAATTGGAGTAATTTTAGATCTTTCATTTTAACATCTTATCcatttttatctatttatttatttaaagttGTGCTGACAGCTTGATGTTAATTATGGCTTGTGAGAAGCTGTAAACATAATTACAAGATGGGCTAAAAATGCTGTCATGTGGGAAGCATACAACCCATAGCAAGCCAAATTCTTAAACTTCGCATGTACCCTGTTCAACAGGAAAGTCAGTTTCAGGTACCAGCCAAAATCACAAGAGTGCTGTATTTGGGGCAGAATGGGGAGGGGTGTTCATCTTCTTTATGTAGTTAAAATGTCAACTGTGCCAGCTAAATTTACCTTCTGCAGTTATATATCTGTTAATGTAATGGGAAAGAACAGAGCAGAAATTAGGCATGTCCAGGCAAAGCAAGTTATAAATTTCCATGGGCTATCCTGATAATGATTATATGGCTGTTAAAGCCTGACTGGAATTTGAATTTTCAGGCCTGGCTTGCAACTGCAGAATTGCTGGAGCAAATGTCTCTCAAATGCTTCAGTGCAGGTGTCTGCTGTAGTTCCAGGCATTCCAAGAAAGAAGTCACTTCTTTTAGGTGGCAAAATCTTTGTCTCTTAACAGTTCCTCCTGGCTCTGCCTTTGCCTGCTGCCTTTTCGTGTGAGTCCAtctgccctggggacagaggtCCTGAAGCCTCTGGGGAAGAGTGAGACTTTCTGCTGTCTGAGGGCAGGGTCTGCCTTGGAGCTGAGATCTAGGTAGCCCCATGACTACTCTGATCAGCAGCTTCTCCATGGTGCATTTCTGTCTAGCTGCAGGGCCAGTTGAACTGCAGTTCACCTGGTGACTGTGCACTGTGAAACAGAAAAGCGTCATGTCTCAGCAGGTGGTTGTGTTTAGCATACCCTGTGTTCTAATGctttcaaattattttactgTAAGACTTTAGTTCCATAAGGGAACAAAAAGCCAAGAGATTTTATCTCCTTCCAGGAGGAAGGTGTTTTCAAAGTTATTTTTTATAACTGTGTATCAGAAATTGATCATTCTGGCCAGCTTTTCTGTTTAGTTGTACAAAAGGGCATATTTGACCAGCTTTTTCAGCAGTGTTCTGGGAGGCAGCACATGCATGGCACAGGAACTACTTCCATTTGCAgttgctgccagtttgcagatCCAAAGCCAGATACACACAAATAGATGTGGCATTTACAGATGAACCACACATTCCAGAAATACTGTGCTGTAGAGCACAAAGAAATGCAGCTTGGTGCTCCTCAGCAGAGGCTTCCCTGAGAAAGCTACAGGTGCCTTGTAGGTTGCTAAAGGGTTAGTAAAATGTGATAGTCTGGGATATAccaggaatgttttggttttttctcagTGGACATTTTCTCCTGAGTGGCCCAGTGGTCTGACAGTTGGATATCTCCATTGCAATTGCAGCAAGTATTTTACAGTGCATATAGgctgttccttgtggaacatTTTTAATGCCCTCAGGCACAAAAGAGCACTGTGACTGTACTGTCTGCAGTAAAGGTCTCTCACCGCAGTTTATATCTActtgtaaatttttttaatgtaatactTTTCAAAGACTTTGGAATGAAAAAATGTTGATGTGTGAGAGTCTGCTTAGTAGCCCTCCCACTAGAAACACAAAGTGCGACCCAAGGAAAATCATGTCAGTTTTAACATTGGACACAAGAGGAAAAACATGACTTAGGGAGGGGGGTAACTGCATTTCTTTATATCAAGGATATCTATATTATTTGGAAAAAGTTTCCAGCAATCTAGTATACCTACTTATTcttgatatttattttaaaatattccactCCTATTTTATACACACTTGCTTAACTTTAGTTATGACTCATGCCAATGATTCATGAAAAATTAGACACTTGAATATCCCTCTTTTTTTCGCAGAGatacttaaaagaaaaagatacaGCTGTTGCAGAAAAGAGTGGAAAGCCTCAGGGAGCACTGTGGTGATAATAGAGTCATTGTTCTTAGTCATTATATATCAGCTTTGAAACTtgattgaaatatttaaatatggAATTAAATGACCTCAATGTCCATAGGCATAACAGTACAAATTTTAACATTCTTAGGCCTGAAATGTAAGTCACTCACTACTGTtgatggtattttttttctaacaagTAAAATCTTTTTATTCTCCAAAGGCTTCCTTGAACAAGGCTTGCTAGTTCAGGATGAGAAGAAATTACGAGAACATTATACCAAAACTGTGCAGTTCAAACTGGACGTGCTGTCTCTTGTGCCAACAGACCTGGCATATTTCAAGCTTGGTTTGAACTACCCCGAGCTCCGATTTAACCGCCTGCTGAGGATCGCTCGGCTCTTTGAGTTCTTTGACCGTACTGAGACCAGGACAAATTATCCAAACATGTTCCGTATTGGCAATCTGGTGTTATACATTctcatcatcatccactggaACGCGTGCATATACTTTGCGATATCGAAGGTGATCGGGTTTGGAACCGACACCTGGGTGTATCCCAACGTGTCCGTTCCGGAGTACGCGCGCCTGTCCAGGAAGTACATTTACAGTCTGTACTGGTCCACGCTCACGCTGACGACCATCGGAGAGACGCCGCCCCCGGTGAAGGACGAGGAGTATCTCTTCGTGGTCATCGACTTCCTGGTGGGCGTGCTCATCTTCGCCACCATTGTCGGTAACGTCGGCTCCATGATTTCCAACATGAATGCTTCCAGGGCAGAGTTCCAGGCCAAAGTGGATTCCATTAAACAGTACATGCAATTCCGAAAGGTGACTAAGGACTTGGAAGCCAGGGTTATTAAGTGGTTTGATTACCTCTGGACCAACAAGAAAACAGTAGATGAGAAGGAAGTTCTCAAAAATCTGCCTGACAAGTTGAAGGCTGAAATTGCCATCAATGTCCATTTGGACACACTGAGGAAAGTGCGTATATTCCAGGATTGCGAAGCTGGACTTCTCATTGAGCTGGTGCTGAAGCTGAAACCTACGGTCTTCAGTCCTGGTGACTACATTTGCAAAAAAGGAGATATTGGAAGAGAAATGTACATTATTAAAGAGGGAAAATTGGCTGTGGTGGCAGATGATGGCATAACCCAATTTGTAGTCCTAAGCGATGGCAGCTACTTTGGTGAAATTAGCATCCTAAACATCAAAGGTAGCAAATCTGGCAAC includes:
- the CNGA3 gene encoding cyclic nucleotide-gated cation channel alpha-3 isoform X3, with the translated sequence MAKINTQHSYPGVHSLSVRAADEDIERIENGYIRTHSLREDASSELQGVVSVEGGHVPESQASSFTGRGAMARLSRFVLSVRSWATRHSQRADQRPDSFLERIRGPELVEVSTRQSNIRSFLGARERPGAANRQKKEVFVIDPSSNLYYNWLTVIAAPVFYNWCMLVCRACFDELQMDHVKMWLFLDYLSDIIYVIDMFVRFRTGFLEQGLLVQDEKKLREHYTKTVQFKLDVLSLVPTDLAYFKLGLNYPELRFNRLLRIARLFEFFDRTETRTNYPNMFRIGNLVLYILIIIHWNACIYFAISKVIGFGTDTWVYPNVSVPEYARLSRKYIYSLYWSTLTLTTIGETPPPVKDEEYLFVVIDFLVGVLIFATIVGNVGSMISNMNASRAEFQAKVDSIKQYMQFRKVTKDLEARVIKWFDYLWTNKKTVDEKEVLKNLPDKLKAEIAINVHLDTLRKVRIFQDCEAGLLIELVLKLKPTVFSPGDYICKKGDIGREMYIIKEGKLAVVADDGITQFVVLSDGSYFGEISILNIKGSKSGNRRTANIRSIGYSDLFCLSKDDLMEALTEYPEAKKALEEKGRQILMKDNLIDEEAAKAGADPKDLEEKIGRLEVALDTLQTRFARLMAEYTASQQKVKQRLARVETRVKKYGSGSLSVAEAEAEKPEEKK
- the CNGA3 gene encoding cyclic nucleotide-gated cation channel alpha-3 isoform X1 produces the protein MAKINTQHSYPGVHSLSVRAADEDIERIENGYIRTHSLREDASSELQGVVSVEGGHVPESQASSFTGRGAMARLSRFVLSVRSWATRHSQRADQRPDSFLERIRGPELVEVSTRQSNIRSFLGARERPGAANSHWPLARFNVNFSNNTNEDKKEEKKEVKEEKKEEKKEEKKEEKKDDKKDDKKDDKKKEEQKKEVFVIDPSSNLYYNWLTVIAAPVFYNWCMLVCRACFDELQMDHVKMWLFLDYLSDIIYVIDMFVRFRTGFLEQGLLVQDEKKLREHYTKTVQFKLDVLSLVPTDLAYFKLGLNYPELRFNRLLRIARLFEFFDRTETRTNYPNMFRIGNLVLYILIIIHWNACIYFAISKVIGFGTDTWVYPNVSVPEYARLSRKYIYSLYWSTLTLTTIGETPPPVKDEEYLFVVIDFLVGVLIFATIVGNVGSMISNMNASRAEFQAKVDSIKQYMQFRKVTKDLEARVIKWFDYLWTNKKTVDEKEVLKNLPDKLKAEIAINVHLDTLRKVRIFQDCEAGLLIELVLKLKPTVFSPGDYICKKGDIGREMYIIKEGKLAVVADDGITQFVVLSDGSYFGEISILNIKGSKSGNRRTANIRSIGYSDLFCLSKDDLMEALTEYPEAKKALEEKGRQILMKDNLIDEEAAKAGADPKDLEEKIGRLEVALDTLQTRFARLMAEYTASQQKVKQRLARVETRVKKYGSGSLSVAEAEAEKPEEKK
- the CNGA3 gene encoding cyclic nucleotide-gated cation channel alpha-3 isoform X2; the protein is MAKINTQHSYPGVHSLSVRAADEDIERIENGYIRTHSLREDASSELQGVVSVEGGHVPESQASSFTGRGAMARLSRFVLSVRSWATRHSQRADQRPDSFLERIRGPELVEVSTRQSNIRSFLGARERPGAANSKKEEKKEVKEEKKEEKKEEKKEEKKDDKKDDKKDDKKKEEQKKEVFVIDPSSNLYYNWLTVIAAPVFYNWCMLVCRACFDELQMDHVKMWLFLDYLSDIIYVIDMFVRFRTGFLEQGLLVQDEKKLREHYTKTVQFKLDVLSLVPTDLAYFKLGLNYPELRFNRLLRIARLFEFFDRTETRTNYPNMFRIGNLVLYILIIIHWNACIYFAISKVIGFGTDTWVYPNVSVPEYARLSRKYIYSLYWSTLTLTTIGETPPPVKDEEYLFVVIDFLVGVLIFATIVGNVGSMISNMNASRAEFQAKVDSIKQYMQFRKVTKDLEARVIKWFDYLWTNKKTVDEKEVLKNLPDKLKAEIAINVHLDTLRKVRIFQDCEAGLLIELVLKLKPTVFSPGDYICKKGDIGREMYIIKEGKLAVVADDGITQFVVLSDGSYFGEISILNIKGSKSGNRRTANIRSIGYSDLFCLSKDDLMEALTEYPEAKKALEEKGRQILMKDNLIDEEAAKAGADPKDLEEKIGRLEVALDTLQTRFARLMAEYTASQQKVKQRLARVETRVKKYGSGSLSVAEAEAEKPEEKK